Proteins encoded by one window of Hylaeus volcanicus isolate JK05 chromosome 7, UHH_iyHylVolc1.0_haploid, whole genome shotgun sequence:
- the LOC128880147 gene encoding protein kibra isoform X3, with translation MQRGTAIKRTLERFTKPQTFADCIGNELPLGWEEAYDKHVGAYYINHVNQTTQLEDPRQEWRAIQEAMLREYLQTAQDVLEAKKEIYDVKQQRLCLAQDEYNHLNNALTTLGASRTSLCSSSSSLSTKYDPDLLKSDVALARSRVSRLKRELEQIRAEMNCTQRGVNTLASVEQKLSGHHGGCYNITEAQAIMTELRNIQKSLSSGEKEKAELMQSLAQLKDELTRLQLCEGSPEASTLSLPQEKLSTASQTDLSGELVPIGTRLAEMARMRLQYDEARKRIQHIQQQLADLEEKVTPGQTESDKDKLLLFQEKEQLLRELRSITPRTRTQQDMKKIQSEIRRLEQDLNNALELSNKTITDRVRLHEEKQLLLQQLRDALRSMAMLEGQLKTLSASTLSVSSSSSLGSLSTTSSKGSLSSGLSFTDIYGGPQCLGPVTSQQERPVDMVDLHRRVERLLRGSEQNNLVSTPSPGRSQPSLSPRSSLSSVSPPVSPLYENAPMGPPPAYEHIEMQRRQRQRASASSIVHLDENQLEDRLAELRLSQQQTPSQEQSCSSSQDRLKLVGGPHPPVELQSGNMSQGSGLGRPVASIQHQVPSQEPPPLSPISETPPPTEIRSRASSSGTNTRSVSAAVSDESVAGDSGVFEASNRRRLSGVIGDVDSLALGEMSLETAQVQIKLRYSVSDGLLHVGIERARNLAALFIPNNTQVYIKAALLPMQPPINHMCCTKPVVDLHKPTFGETFPIAVPLNKLYTKTLQVNVWCTGSESEECLGSAQVSLADFSPELPSVKWYNILSFRFMQPPDSPSTSTGNSTTVCISIAKQAKHDKQESDISVYRSGQNIKEESSDESTIISSQTSTLTRNQGCDELQTAISLRLEELANCLGSPEEEDENAGSESGSDDSDEEGIIVEFMMEDNVLEDVLEHEEDEELHEEAKQTQDKETNTECIFIPEQGKQRKLSAAGVAPNAIYDDRNSIVIKRSQTFSPSAAVSKNHYICRLNRSDSDSSMPLYRRGGPFQRNSVERRSLRWRRPSSALSCKTATKKGTNLPPTARTSLDLELDLQAQHARLSNLQDELTRLRELKQRLEQAREKGDTDFATWLLEDHKFQSFMAQAESGKSGKTAEDKRVEKMLKRTSKEIYKLRKTKAGKGKPDIISFKEKMAFFTRVNLNVPVLPPEDSSYENVSLPPLSFVQHKRYASEPISSESVATKLGAQGMSNVATWSNSVPSESASSMRGYGAVNINASVVGNLSEDILANSTNKSVNAKGRPAVAKLQCSENGQVETLKSTEENDNEEPRRYEYVVDRVLGVEV, from the exons ACAATGCTCTAACAACTCTAGGTGCATCGCGTACTAGTT TGTGCTCCAGTTCAAGTTCACTAAGCACCAAGTACGATCCTGATCTTCTCAAGTCCGATGTGGCACTCGCGAGAAGTCGAGTTTCTCGACTAAAACGAGAACTGGAACAGATCAGAGCAGAAATGAACTGCACGCAACGGGGAGTAAACACCCTTGCAAG CGTGGAGCAAAAGCTAAGCGGACACCATGGAGGTTGTTATAACATCACAGAAGCCCAGGCAATTATGACAGAGCTCCGTAACATCCAAAAATCGTTGAGTTCAGGAGAGAAGGAAAAAGCTGAATTGATGCAGTCCCTGGCACAGCTTAAGGATGAGTTAACGAGATTGCAGCTCTGCGAAGGTAGTCCCGAGGCTAGCACGCTCAGTTTACCCCAAGAGAAACTCAGCACGGCGTCTCAAACGGATCTGTCAGGTGAATTGGTACCGATTGGCACTCGTTTAGCTGAGATGGCGCGAATGAGGTTACAGTACGACGAGGCAAGAAAGAGGATACAGCACATTCAACAGCAATTGGCGGATCTCGAAGAAAAAGTGACACCTGGCCAGACGGAAAGCGACAAAGATAAGCTATTGCTTTTCCAAGAGAAAGAACAATTACTCCGAGAACTcagaagcattacgccgcgtACTAGAACACAGCAAGATATGAAGAAGATCCAAAGCGAGATTCGTCGACTGGAACAAGACTTGAATAACGCGCTTGAATTGTCGAATAAAACCATCACCGACCGTGTGCGGCTTCACGAAGAGAAACAATTGTTACTGCAGCAATTGAGAGACGCCCTGCGTTCGATGGCAATGCTCGAAGGTCAATTAAAGACACTCAGCGCGAGCACACTTTCGGTGAGCAGCAGTTCTAGTCTTGGAAGTCTCAGTACGACCAGCAGTAAAGGCTCTCTGAGTTCTGGATTGAGTTTCACCGACATTTACGGCGGACCGCAGTGCTTGGGTCCCGTTACTTCGCAACAAGAACGTCCAGTTGATATGGTGGATCTACATAGACGCGTCGAGAGATTGCTCAGAGGTTCCGAACAAAATAATCTCGTTAGTACACCATCGCCTGGTAGGTCTCAGCCAAGTCTGTCGCCAAGATCCAGCCTTTCCAGCGTCAGTCCTCCTGTTTCGCCGCTCTATGAAAACGCTCCCATGGGACCACCGCCTGCCTACGAGCACATAGAAATGCAGAGGAGACAGCGTCAAAGAGCTTCAGCTTCTTCTATCGTTCACCTGGATGAAAACCAATTGGAGGATCGATTAGCAGAGCTCAGGCTCAGTCAGCAGCAAACGCCGTCGCAGGAACAGTCGTGCAGCAGCTCCCAAGACCGTCTCAAACTCGTCGGTGGCCCTCATCCTCCCGTCGAACTGCAGTCAGGAAATATGTCCCAGGGGAGCGGACTTGGCAGGCCTGTAGCTAGTATACAGCATCAAGTTCCGTCGCAAGAGCCACCACCTCTCTCGCCTATCAGCGAGACACCACCACCCACTGAAATACGATCGAGAGCTAGTAGTTCAGGCACAAACACCAGGTCCGTTTCAGCAGCAGTCTCGGACGAAAGCGTCGCGGGTGATTCAGGAGTCTTTGAAGCCTCCAATCGAAGAAGACTTTCAGGAGTGATCGGAGACGTTGACTCGTTGGCGCTTGGAGAGATGAGCTTGGAGACGGCGCAGGTCCAGATCAAGCTTAG ATACTCCGTAAGCGACGGTCTACTTCATGTTGGTATCGAACGTGCACGAAACCTGGCTGCACTTTTTATTCCTAACAACACGCAAGT gTACATCAAAGCTGCATTGCTTCCGATGCAACCACCTATTAATCACATGTGTTGTACAAAACCTGTCGTGGATTTGCACAAGCCAACCTTTGGTGAAACGTTCCCCATTGCTGTACCACTCAACAAACTGTATACGAAGACACTGCAAGTTAACGTTTGGTGTACAGGCAGTGAGTCTGAGGAGTGCTTG GGATCCGCCCAAGTATCCCTTGCAGACTTTAGTCCAGAATTGCCAAGCGTGAAATGGTACAATATACTGTCCTTCCGCTTTATGCAACCACCTGACAGCCCAAGCACGAGCACTGGCAACAGCACCACTGTCTGCATCAGCATAGCGAAACAAGCCAAACACGATAAACAAGAATCTGATATATCGGTGTATCGTAGCGGGCAAAACATTAAGGAGGAAAGCAGCGACGAGAGTACAATTATCAGTTCTCAGACGTCTACCTTGACGAGAAACCAAGGCTGCGACGAGCTACAAACAGCCATCTCGTTGAGGCTCGAGGAGTTGGCCAATTGCTTGGGAAGTCCCGAGGAAGAGGATGAAAATGCTGGTAGTGAAAGCGGAAGCGACGACAGCGACGAAGAGGGAATTATTGTGGAATTCATGATGGAAGATAACGTTTTAGAAGATGTATTAGAGCACGAG gaGGATGAAGAGTTACACGAGGAGGCCAAACAAACGCAGGATAAGGAAACCAACACCGAATGTATTTTCATCCCAGAACAGGGaaaacaaaggaaattatCAGCGGCTGGTGTCGCGCCCAATGCTATATACGACGATAGAAATTCTATTGTAATCAAGAGGAGCCAAACATTTTCACCTAGCGCTGCAGTTAGCAAAAATCATTATATTTGTCGA CTCAATCGGAGCGACAGCGACAGCAGCATGCCACTTTATCGCAGAGGCGGACCCTTCCAACGAAACTCAGTGGAAAGACGGTCTCTTCGATGGCGACGTCCTTCGTCCGCGCTTAGTTGTAAAACAGCCACGAAAAAAGGCACCAATTTACCACCCACTGCTAGAACCTCGTTGGATCTTGAATTAGATCTTCAAGCGCAGCACGCTAGACTGAGCAATCTCCAAGATGAGCTCACTCGATTGCGAGAACTGAAGCAAAGGTTAGAACAAGCGCGAGAGAAAGGAGACACCGATTTTGCAACTTGGCTGCTGGAAGATCACAAGTTCCAAAGCTTTATGGCACAAGCCGAAAGCGGAAAGAGCGGGAAGACTGCTGAGGATAAAAGAGTGGAAAAGATGTTGAAGAGGAcctcgaaagaaatttacaagCTACGGAAAACGAAAGCTGGAAAGGGCAAACCTGACATCATTTCTTTCAA GGAGAAAATGGCTTTCTTCACGCGTGTCAATCTCAATGTTCCTGTACTTCCACCTGAAGATTCATCGTACGAAAACGTATCATTGCCACCTCTGTCATTCGTCCAACACAAGAGATACGCCTCGGAGCCGATTAGCAGTGAATCCGTGGCTACTAAACTTGGTGCTCAGGGTATGTCGAATGTGGCCACATGGTCGAATAGTGTTCCCAGCGAGAGTGCATCCTCGATGAGAGGCTACGGTGCAGTAAACATAAACGCGAGTGTCGTTGGAAATTTAAGCGAAGATATTCTGGCCAACAGTACAAATAAATCCGTGAACGCGAAAGGTCGACCTGCCGTGGCGAAGCTGCAGTGCTCCGAAAACGGTCAAGTCGAGACCTTGAAATCAACAGAGGAGAACGATAACGAAGAACcaagaaggtacgaatacgtCGTCGACAGAGTTCTCGGTGTAGAAGTATAA
- the LOC128880147 gene encoding protein kibra isoform X4, which translates to MLREYLQTAQDVLEAKKEIYDVKQQRLCLAQDEYNHLNNALTTLGASRTSLCSSSSSLSTKYDPDLLKSDVALARSRVSRLKRELEQIRAEMNCTQRGVNTLASVEQKLSGHHGGCYNITEAQAIMTELRNIQKSLSSGEKEKAELMQSLAQLKDELTRLQLCEGSPEASTLSLPQEKLSTASQTDLSGELVPIGTRLAEMARMRLQYDEARKRIQHIQQQLADLEEKVTPGQTESDKDKLLLFQEKEQLLRELRSITPRTRTQQDMKKIQSEIRRLEQDLNNALELSNKTITDRVRLHEEKQLLLQQLRDALRSMAMLEGQLKTLSASTLSVSSSSSLGSLSTTSSKGSLSSGLSFTDIYGGPQCLGPVTSQQERPVDMVDLHRRVERLLRGSEQNNLVSTPSPGRSQPSLSPRSSLSSVSPPVSPLYENAPMGPPPAYEHIEMQRRQRQRASASSIVHLDENQLEDRLAELRLSQQQTPSQEQSCSSSQDRLKLVGGPHPPVELQSGNMSQGSGLGRPVASIQHQVPSQEPPPLSPISETPPPTEIRSRASSSGTNTRSVSAAVSDESVAGDSGVFEASNRRRLSGVIGDVDSLALGEMSLETAQVQIKLRYSVSDGLLHVGIERARNLAALFIPNNTQVYIKAALLPMQPPINHMCCTKPVVDLHKPTFGETFPIAVPLNKLYTKTLQVNVWCTGSESEECLGSAQVSLADFSPELPSVKWYNILSFRFMQPPDSPSTSTGNSTTVCISIAKQAKHDKQESDISVYRSGQNIKEESSDESTIISSQTSTLTRNQGCDELQTAISLRLEELANCLGSPEEEDENAGSESGSDDSDEEGIIVEFMMEDNVLEDVLEHEEDEELHEEAKQTQDKETNTECIFIPEQGKQRKLSAAGVAPNAIYDDRNSIVIKRSQTFSPSAAVSKNHYICRLNRSDSDSSMPLYRRGGPFQRNSVERRSLRWRRPSSALSCKTATKKGTNLPPTARTSLDLELDLQAQHARLSNLQDELTRLRELKQRLEQAREKGDTDFATWLLEDHKFQSFMAQAESGKSGKTAEDKRVEKMLKRTSKEIYKLRKTKAGKGKPDIISFKEKMAFFTRVNLNVPVLPPEDSSYENVSLPPLSFVQHKRYASEPISSESVATKLGAQGMSNVATWSNSVPSESASSMRGYGAVNINASVVGNLSEDILANSTNKSVNAKGRPAVAKLQCSENGQVETLKSTEENDNEEPRRYEYVVDRVLGVEV; encoded by the exons ACAATGCTCTAACAACTCTAGGTGCATCGCGTACTAGTT TGTGCTCCAGTTCAAGTTCACTAAGCACCAAGTACGATCCTGATCTTCTCAAGTCCGATGTGGCACTCGCGAGAAGTCGAGTTTCTCGACTAAAACGAGAACTGGAACAGATCAGAGCAGAAATGAACTGCACGCAACGGGGAGTAAACACCCTTGCAAG CGTGGAGCAAAAGCTAAGCGGACACCATGGAGGTTGTTATAACATCACAGAAGCCCAGGCAATTATGACAGAGCTCCGTAACATCCAAAAATCGTTGAGTTCAGGAGAGAAGGAAAAAGCTGAATTGATGCAGTCCCTGGCACAGCTTAAGGATGAGTTAACGAGATTGCAGCTCTGCGAAGGTAGTCCCGAGGCTAGCACGCTCAGTTTACCCCAAGAGAAACTCAGCACGGCGTCTCAAACGGATCTGTCAGGTGAATTGGTACCGATTGGCACTCGTTTAGCTGAGATGGCGCGAATGAGGTTACAGTACGACGAGGCAAGAAAGAGGATACAGCACATTCAACAGCAATTGGCGGATCTCGAAGAAAAAGTGACACCTGGCCAGACGGAAAGCGACAAAGATAAGCTATTGCTTTTCCAAGAGAAAGAACAATTACTCCGAGAACTcagaagcattacgccgcgtACTAGAACACAGCAAGATATGAAGAAGATCCAAAGCGAGATTCGTCGACTGGAACAAGACTTGAATAACGCGCTTGAATTGTCGAATAAAACCATCACCGACCGTGTGCGGCTTCACGAAGAGAAACAATTGTTACTGCAGCAATTGAGAGACGCCCTGCGTTCGATGGCAATGCTCGAAGGTCAATTAAAGACACTCAGCGCGAGCACACTTTCGGTGAGCAGCAGTTCTAGTCTTGGAAGTCTCAGTACGACCAGCAGTAAAGGCTCTCTGAGTTCTGGATTGAGTTTCACCGACATTTACGGCGGACCGCAGTGCTTGGGTCCCGTTACTTCGCAACAAGAACGTCCAGTTGATATGGTGGATCTACATAGACGCGTCGAGAGATTGCTCAGAGGTTCCGAACAAAATAATCTCGTTAGTACACCATCGCCTGGTAGGTCTCAGCCAAGTCTGTCGCCAAGATCCAGCCTTTCCAGCGTCAGTCCTCCTGTTTCGCCGCTCTATGAAAACGCTCCCATGGGACCACCGCCTGCCTACGAGCACATAGAAATGCAGAGGAGACAGCGTCAAAGAGCTTCAGCTTCTTCTATCGTTCACCTGGATGAAAACCAATTGGAGGATCGATTAGCAGAGCTCAGGCTCAGTCAGCAGCAAACGCCGTCGCAGGAACAGTCGTGCAGCAGCTCCCAAGACCGTCTCAAACTCGTCGGTGGCCCTCATCCTCCCGTCGAACTGCAGTCAGGAAATATGTCCCAGGGGAGCGGACTTGGCAGGCCTGTAGCTAGTATACAGCATCAAGTTCCGTCGCAAGAGCCACCACCTCTCTCGCCTATCAGCGAGACACCACCACCCACTGAAATACGATCGAGAGCTAGTAGTTCAGGCACAAACACCAGGTCCGTTTCAGCAGCAGTCTCGGACGAAAGCGTCGCGGGTGATTCAGGAGTCTTTGAAGCCTCCAATCGAAGAAGACTTTCAGGAGTGATCGGAGACGTTGACTCGTTGGCGCTTGGAGAGATGAGCTTGGAGACGGCGCAGGTCCAGATCAAGCTTAG ATACTCCGTAAGCGACGGTCTACTTCATGTTGGTATCGAACGTGCACGAAACCTGGCTGCACTTTTTATTCCTAACAACACGCAAGT gTACATCAAAGCTGCATTGCTTCCGATGCAACCACCTATTAATCACATGTGTTGTACAAAACCTGTCGTGGATTTGCACAAGCCAACCTTTGGTGAAACGTTCCCCATTGCTGTACCACTCAACAAACTGTATACGAAGACACTGCAAGTTAACGTTTGGTGTACAGGCAGTGAGTCTGAGGAGTGCTTG GGATCCGCCCAAGTATCCCTTGCAGACTTTAGTCCAGAATTGCCAAGCGTGAAATGGTACAATATACTGTCCTTCCGCTTTATGCAACCACCTGACAGCCCAAGCACGAGCACTGGCAACAGCACCACTGTCTGCATCAGCATAGCGAAACAAGCCAAACACGATAAACAAGAATCTGATATATCGGTGTATCGTAGCGGGCAAAACATTAAGGAGGAAAGCAGCGACGAGAGTACAATTATCAGTTCTCAGACGTCTACCTTGACGAGAAACCAAGGCTGCGACGAGCTACAAACAGCCATCTCGTTGAGGCTCGAGGAGTTGGCCAATTGCTTGGGAAGTCCCGAGGAAGAGGATGAAAATGCTGGTAGTGAAAGCGGAAGCGACGACAGCGACGAAGAGGGAATTATTGTGGAATTCATGATGGAAGATAACGTTTTAGAAGATGTATTAGAGCACGAG gaGGATGAAGAGTTACACGAGGAGGCCAAACAAACGCAGGATAAGGAAACCAACACCGAATGTATTTTCATCCCAGAACAGGGaaaacaaaggaaattatCAGCGGCTGGTGTCGCGCCCAATGCTATATACGACGATAGAAATTCTATTGTAATCAAGAGGAGCCAAACATTTTCACCTAGCGCTGCAGTTAGCAAAAATCATTATATTTGTCGA CTCAATCGGAGCGACAGCGACAGCAGCATGCCACTTTATCGCAGAGGCGGACCCTTCCAACGAAACTCAGTGGAAAGACGGTCTCTTCGATGGCGACGTCCTTCGTCCGCGCTTAGTTGTAAAACAGCCACGAAAAAAGGCACCAATTTACCACCCACTGCTAGAACCTCGTTGGATCTTGAATTAGATCTTCAAGCGCAGCACGCTAGACTGAGCAATCTCCAAGATGAGCTCACTCGATTGCGAGAACTGAAGCAAAGGTTAGAACAAGCGCGAGAGAAAGGAGACACCGATTTTGCAACTTGGCTGCTGGAAGATCACAAGTTCCAAAGCTTTATGGCACAAGCCGAAAGCGGAAAGAGCGGGAAGACTGCTGAGGATAAAAGAGTGGAAAAGATGTTGAAGAGGAcctcgaaagaaatttacaagCTACGGAAAACGAAAGCTGGAAAGGGCAAACCTGACATCATTTCTTTCAA GGAGAAAATGGCTTTCTTCACGCGTGTCAATCTCAATGTTCCTGTACTTCCACCTGAAGATTCATCGTACGAAAACGTATCATTGCCACCTCTGTCATTCGTCCAACACAAGAGATACGCCTCGGAGCCGATTAGCAGTGAATCCGTGGCTACTAAACTTGGTGCTCAGGGTATGTCGAATGTGGCCACATGGTCGAATAGTGTTCCCAGCGAGAGTGCATCCTCGATGAGAGGCTACGGTGCAGTAAACATAAACGCGAGTGTCGTTGGAAATTTAAGCGAAGATATTCTGGCCAACAGTACAAATAAATCCGTGAACGCGAAAGGTCGACCTGCCGTGGCGAAGCTGCAGTGCTCCGAAAACGGTCAAGTCGAGACCTTGAAATCAACAGAGGAGAACGATAACGAAGAACcaagaaggtacgaatacgtCGTCGACAGAGTTCTCGGTGTAGAAGTATAA
- the LOC128880147 gene encoding protein kibra isoform X1: MPRRRNGEIPLPEGWDVAQDFDGKVYFIDHNTRKTTWIDPRDRFTKPQTFADCIGNELPLGWEEAYDKHVGAYYINHVNQTTQLEDPRQEWRAIQEAMLREYLQTAQDVLEAKKEIYDVKQQRLCLAQDEYNHLNNALTTLGASRTSLCSSSSSLSTKYDPDLLKSDVALARSRVSRLKRELEQIRAEMNCTQRGVNTLASVEQKLSGHHGGCYNITEAQAIMTELRNIQKSLSSGEKEKAELMQSLAQLKDELTRLQLCEGSPEASTLSLPQEKLSTASQTDLSGELVPIGTRLAEMARMRLQYDEARKRIQHIQQQLADLEEKVTPGQTESDKDKLLLFQEKEQLLRELRSITPRTRTQQDMKKIQSEIRRLEQDLNNALELSNKTITDRVRLHEEKQLLLQQLRDALRSMAMLEGQLKTLSASTLSVSSSSSLGSLSTTSSKGSLSSGLSFTDIYGGPQCLGPVTSQQERPVDMVDLHRRVERLLRGSEQNNLVSTPSPGRSQPSLSPRSSLSSVSPPVSPLYENAPMGPPPAYEHIEMQRRQRQRASASSIVHLDENQLEDRLAELRLSQQQTPSQEQSCSSSQDRLKLVGGPHPPVELQSGNMSQGSGLGRPVASIQHQVPSQEPPPLSPISETPPPTEIRSRASSSGTNTRSVSAAVSDESVAGDSGVFEASNRRRLSGVIGDVDSLALGEMSLETAQVQIKLRYSVSDGLLHVGIERARNLAALFIPNNTQVYIKAALLPMQPPINHMCCTKPVVDLHKPTFGETFPIAVPLNKLYTKTLQVNVWCTGSESEECLGSAQVSLADFSPELPSVKWYNILSFRFMQPPDSPSTSTGNSTTVCISIAKQAKHDKQESDISVYRSGQNIKEESSDESTIISSQTSTLTRNQGCDELQTAISLRLEELANCLGSPEEEDENAGSESGSDDSDEEGIIVEFMMEDNVLEDVLEHEEDEELHEEAKQTQDKETNTECIFIPEQGKQRKLSAAGVAPNAIYDDRNSIVIKRSQTFSPSAAVSKNHYICRLNRSDSDSSMPLYRRGGPFQRNSVERRSLRWRRPSSALSCKTATKKGTNLPPTARTSLDLELDLQAQHARLSNLQDELTRLRELKQRLEQAREKGDTDFATWLLEDHKFQSFMAQAESGKSGKTAEDKRVEKMLKRTSKEIYKLRKTKAGKGKPDIISFKEKMAFFTRVNLNVPVLPPEDSSYENVSLPPLSFVQHKRYASEPISSESVATKLGAQGMSNVATWSNSVPSESASSMRGYGAVNINASVVGNLSEDILANSTNKSVNAKGRPAVAKLQCSENGQVETLKSTEENDNEEPRRYEYVVDRVLGVEV, from the exons ACAATGCTCTAACAACTCTAGGTGCATCGCGTACTAGTT TGTGCTCCAGTTCAAGTTCACTAAGCACCAAGTACGATCCTGATCTTCTCAAGTCCGATGTGGCACTCGCGAGAAGTCGAGTTTCTCGACTAAAACGAGAACTGGAACAGATCAGAGCAGAAATGAACTGCACGCAACGGGGAGTAAACACCCTTGCAAG CGTGGAGCAAAAGCTAAGCGGACACCATGGAGGTTGTTATAACATCACAGAAGCCCAGGCAATTATGACAGAGCTCCGTAACATCCAAAAATCGTTGAGTTCAGGAGAGAAGGAAAAAGCTGAATTGATGCAGTCCCTGGCACAGCTTAAGGATGAGTTAACGAGATTGCAGCTCTGCGAAGGTAGTCCCGAGGCTAGCACGCTCAGTTTACCCCAAGAGAAACTCAGCACGGCGTCTCAAACGGATCTGTCAGGTGAATTGGTACCGATTGGCACTCGTTTAGCTGAGATGGCGCGAATGAGGTTACAGTACGACGAGGCAAGAAAGAGGATACAGCACATTCAACAGCAATTGGCGGATCTCGAAGAAAAAGTGACACCTGGCCAGACGGAAAGCGACAAAGATAAGCTATTGCTTTTCCAAGAGAAAGAACAATTACTCCGAGAACTcagaagcattacgccgcgtACTAGAACACAGCAAGATATGAAGAAGATCCAAAGCGAGATTCGTCGACTGGAACAAGACTTGAATAACGCGCTTGAATTGTCGAATAAAACCATCACCGACCGTGTGCGGCTTCACGAAGAGAAACAATTGTTACTGCAGCAATTGAGAGACGCCCTGCGTTCGATGGCAATGCTCGAAGGTCAATTAAAGACACTCAGCGCGAGCACACTTTCGGTGAGCAGCAGTTCTAGTCTTGGAAGTCTCAGTACGACCAGCAGTAAAGGCTCTCTGAGTTCTGGATTGAGTTTCACCGACATTTACGGCGGACCGCAGTGCTTGGGTCCCGTTACTTCGCAACAAGAACGTCCAGTTGATATGGTGGATCTACATAGACGCGTCGAGAGATTGCTCAGAGGTTCCGAACAAAATAATCTCGTTAGTACACCATCGCCTGGTAGGTCTCAGCCAAGTCTGTCGCCAAGATCCAGCCTTTCCAGCGTCAGTCCTCCTGTTTCGCCGCTCTATGAAAACGCTCCCATGGGACCACCGCCTGCCTACGAGCACATAGAAATGCAGAGGAGACAGCGTCAAAGAGCTTCAGCTTCTTCTATCGTTCACCTGGATGAAAACCAATTGGAGGATCGATTAGCAGAGCTCAGGCTCAGTCAGCAGCAAACGCCGTCGCAGGAACAGTCGTGCAGCAGCTCCCAAGACCGTCTCAAACTCGTCGGTGGCCCTCATCCTCCCGTCGAACTGCAGTCAGGAAATATGTCCCAGGGGAGCGGACTTGGCAGGCCTGTAGCTAGTATACAGCATCAAGTTCCGTCGCAAGAGCCACCACCTCTCTCGCCTATCAGCGAGACACCACCACCCACTGAAATACGATCGAGAGCTAGTAGTTCAGGCACAAACACCAGGTCCGTTTCAGCAGCAGTCTCGGACGAAAGCGTCGCGGGTGATTCAGGAGTCTTTGAAGCCTCCAATCGAAGAAGACTTTCAGGAGTGATCGGAGACGTTGACTCGTTGGCGCTTGGAGAGATGAGCTTGGAGACGGCGCAGGTCCAGATCAAGCTTAG ATACTCCGTAAGCGACGGTCTACTTCATGTTGGTATCGAACGTGCACGAAACCTGGCTGCACTTTTTATTCCTAACAACACGCAAGT gTACATCAAAGCTGCATTGCTTCCGATGCAACCACCTATTAATCACATGTGTTGTACAAAACCTGTCGTGGATTTGCACAAGCCAACCTTTGGTGAAACGTTCCCCATTGCTGTACCACTCAACAAACTGTATACGAAGACACTGCAAGTTAACGTTTGGTGTACAGGCAGTGAGTCTGAGGAGTGCTTG GGATCCGCCCAAGTATCCCTTGCAGACTTTAGTCCAGAATTGCCAAGCGTGAAATGGTACAATATACTGTCCTTCCGCTTTATGCAACCACCTGACAGCCCAAGCACGAGCACTGGCAACAGCACCACTGTCTGCATCAGCATAGCGAAACAAGCCAAACACGATAAACAAGAATCTGATATATCGGTGTATCGTAGCGGGCAAAACATTAAGGAGGAAAGCAGCGACGAGAGTACAATTATCAGTTCTCAGACGTCTACCTTGACGAGAAACCAAGGCTGCGACGAGCTACAAACAGCCATCTCGTTGAGGCTCGAGGAGTTGGCCAATTGCTTGGGAAGTCCCGAGGAAGAGGATGAAAATGCTGGTAGTGAAAGCGGAAGCGACGACAGCGACGAAGAGGGAATTATTGTGGAATTCATGATGGAAGATAACGTTTTAGAAGATGTATTAGAGCACGAG gaGGATGAAGAGTTACACGAGGAGGCCAAACAAACGCAGGATAAGGAAACCAACACCGAATGTATTTTCATCCCAGAACAGGGaaaacaaaggaaattatCAGCGGCTGGTGTCGCGCCCAATGCTATATACGACGATAGAAATTCTATTGTAATCAAGAGGAGCCAAACATTTTCACCTAGCGCTGCAGTTAGCAAAAATCATTATATTTGTCGA CTCAATCGGAGCGACAGCGACAGCAGCATGCCACTTTATCGCAGAGGCGGACCCTTCCAACGAAACTCAGTGGAAAGACGGTCTCTTCGATGGCGACGTCCTTCGTCCGCGCTTAGTTGTAAAACAGCCACGAAAAAAGGCACCAATTTACCACCCACTGCTAGAACCTCGTTGGATCTTGAATTAGATCTTCAAGCGCAGCACGCTAGACTGAGCAATCTCCAAGATGAGCTCACTCGATTGCGAGAACTGAAGCAAAGGTTAGAACAAGCGCGAGAGAAAGGAGACACCGATTTTGCAACTTGGCTGCTGGAAGATCACAAGTTCCAAAGCTTTATGGCACAAGCCGAAAGCGGAAAGAGCGGGAAGACTGCTGAGGATAAAAGAGTGGAAAAGATGTTGAAGAGGAcctcgaaagaaatttacaagCTACGGAAAACGAAAGCTGGAAAGGGCAAACCTGACATCATTTCTTTCAA GGAGAAAATGGCTTTCTTCACGCGTGTCAATCTCAATGTTCCTGTACTTCCACCTGAAGATTCATCGTACGAAAACGTATCATTGCCACCTCTGTCATTCGTCCAACACAAGAGATACGCCTCGGAGCCGATTAGCAGTGAATCCGTGGCTACTAAACTTGGTGCTCAGGGTATGTCGAATGTGGCCACATGGTCGAATAGTGTTCCCAGCGAGAGTGCATCCTCGATGAGAGGCTACGGTGCAGTAAACATAAACGCGAGTGTCGTTGGAAATTTAAGCGAAGATATTCTGGCCAACAGTACAAATAAATCCGTGAACGCGAAAGGTCGACCTGCCGTGGCGAAGCTGCAGTGCTCCGAAAACGGTCAAGTCGAGACCTTGAAATCAACAGAGGAGAACGATAACGAAGAACcaagaaggtacgaatacgtCGTCGACAGAGTTCTCGGTGTAGAAGTATAA